From the genome of Lotus japonicus ecotype B-129 chromosome 6, LjGifu_v1.2, one region includes:
- the LOC130726866 gene encoding pectinesterase PPME1-like yields MASKTKICIIQVVFIAFLIADVVRCDDNVPVPADKAQIDKWFSENVGPLAQRKATLDPALVAAEDGTPKVVKVKPDGSGDFKTITEAINSIPIANAKRVIVYIAGGNYNEKVKIDRGKPFITFYGEPGNMPNLTYGGTAKQYGTLDSATLIVESDYFVATNIIFSNSAPKPDGKQGQQAVALRITGDKAAFYNCKFFGFQDTVCDDRNKHFFKDCLIQGTVDFVFGSGKSLYLRSELSVLGDGQMSFIAAQARKNNVDDEGFTFVHCDITGTGNGTYLARAWMSHSRVIYAYCSMSDVVNDAGWSDTMSADYGDTVFFGEYKNSGPGADVKGRPEYVKQLSDADVKPFITLASIEGSKWLLPPPKV; encoded by the exons ATGGCTTCAAAAACCAAAATTTGCATTATTCAAGTGGTTTTCATAGCTTTTCTCATAGCTGATGTTGTTCGATGCGATGACAATGTGCCAGTTCCTGCAGATAAGGCTCAAATTGACAAATGGTTCAGTGAAAATGTTGGACCCTTAGCTCAGAGGAAGGCTACCCTGGACCCTGCACTAGTGGCGGCGGAGGATGGTACTCCTAAGGTTGTGAAGGTTAAGCCAGATGGAAGCGGCGATTTCAAGACGATCACAGAGGCCATTAACAGCATTCCTATTGCGAACGCCAAGCGTGTGATTGTGTACATTGCAGGCGGAAATTATAATGAGAAAGTGAAAATTGATAGAGGAAAGCCATTTATTACCTTTTATGGAGAACCAGGGAACATGCCAAACTTGACATATGGGGGCACTGCAAAACAATATGGCACTCTTGACAGTGCTACATTGATCGTTGAATCGGATTACTTTGTGGCCACTAACATCATCTTCTCG AACTCTGCACCAAAACCTGATGGAAAGCAGGGCCAACAAGCCGTAGCATTGAGAATTACTGGTGACAAGGCAGCATTTTATAATTGCAAGTTTTTTGGATTCCAGGACACGGTGTGTGATGATAGGAATAAGCATTTTTTCAAAGATTGCTTAATTCAAGGCACCGTGGACTTTGTTTTTGGAAGTGGGAAGTCTCTATATTTG AGGTCTGAGCTGAGCGTGCTCGGCGATGGCCAGATGTCATTTATAGCAGCACAAGCAAGAAAAAACAATGTAGACGATGAAGGCTTCACATTTGTCCATTGCGACATCACCGGAACCGGGAATGGAACCTACTTGGCAAGAGCATGGATGTCTCATTCTAGAGTGATCTATGCTTACTGCAGTATGTCTGATGTTGTGAATGATGCCGGGTGGAGTGACACCATGAGCGCGGACTATGGCGA TACTGTGTTTTTTGGAGAGTACAAGAACTCAGGACCTGGTGCAGATGTTAAGGGGCGACCCGAGTATGTGAAGCAGCTAAGTGATGCTGATGTCAAACCTTTCATTACGCTTGCTTCGATTGAAGGTTCCAAATGGCTACTTCCTCCGCCAAAAGTCTAG
- the LOC130725696 gene encoding glycine-rich protein 2-like: MSDLRVSGKVKSFNDQKGFGFIIPDDGGDDIFVHQSEIKSEGFRSLGEGELVEFIVNFNPDGRAKAIDVTGPNRALVKCTRNIGRGGGGYGGGGRGGSGYGGGDSGYGDGYGGGGRGGSGYGGGGGRYGGGYGGGGRGGSGYGGGYGGGGYGGYGGGGRGGGGYGGGGRYGGGYGGRGRGGGGYGGGGRYGGGYGGGGRGGGGYGGGNEYGGGVGYDGRGGGGVCYNCGHLARNCGSGGGRYRGDGGSCYTCGNSGHFARDCPSNAR, translated from the coding sequence ATGAGCGACTTAAGGGTGAGTGGTAAGGTGAAGTCGTTCAATGATCAAAAGGGTTTcgggttcatcatccctgatgatgGAGGCGATGATATCTTCGTTCACCAGTCCGAGATCAAATCCGAAGGGTTTCGGAGCCTCGGTGAAGGAGAACTCGTTGAGTTTATCGTCAATTTCAATCCTGATGGTCGCGCTAAGGCCATTGATGTGACTGGTCCCAATCGGGCACTAGTTAAGTGTACCCGCAACATTGGTCGAGGAGGCGGTggatatggtggtggtggaagaggaGGCAGTGGTTATGGTGGAGGCGACAGCGGGTATGGCGATGGATACGGTGGCGGTGGAAGAGGAGGCAGTGGTTATGGTGGAGGCGGCGGCAGGTATGGCGGTGGATACGGTGGCGGTGGAAGAGGAGGCAGCGGGTATGGCGGTGGCTACGGTGGCGGTGGTTATGGTGGATACGGTGGCGGTGGAAGAGGAGGCGGTGGTTATGGTGGAGGCGGCAGGTATGGCGGTGGATACGGTGGCCGTGGAAGAGGAGGCGGTGGTTATGGTGGAGGCGGCAGGTATGGCGGTGGATACGGTGGCGGTGGAAGAGGAGGCGGTGGTTACGGTGGAGGCAACGAGTATGGTGGAGGCGTTGGATACGATGGAAGGGGAGGTGGTGGCGTGTGTTACAACTGTGGTCACTTGGCTCGCAATTGCGGCAGCGGTGGAGGCAGGTACAGAGGCGACGGTGGAAGCTGCTACACTTGTGGTAATTCTGGGCATTTCGCGAGAGACTGCCCTTCTAATGCCCGTTGA
- the LOC130722275 gene encoding pentatricopeptide repeat-containing protein At5g57250, mitochondrial codes for MLFSIQTSLKRGFTPTAKSINSFFLFLFHLRKFDLIIHLFSFNNLPTNHRTHSILTWALLKSHRFEEAEQFMTTTTTHFRSQFPFTRAWDHLIRGLCITRGDPDRALSVLRRCLRDRGGVSLSSSVFCCLIHKLSYMGHVGKAIEVLELMAEHRIEYPFNDFVCSSVISGFCRVGKPELALGFFQNATRSGAWRPGVVTCTALVGALCKLGRVDEVCGLVRGMEEDGLALDVVLYSVWVCGYIEEKVLVEVLRKINEMVDKGIGHDVVSYTILIDGFSKLGDVEKSFTFLAKMIKGGHKPNKVTYSAIMSAYCKKGRVEEAYAVFKSMKDLGVDLDEFVFVILIDGFCRIGDFDNVFRLFDEMEKRGISPSVVTYNAIINGLSKYGRTSEADEFSKNVAADVITYSTLLHGYTEEENIPGILQTKRRLEEAGITMDVVMCNVLIKALFMMGAFEDVHALYKGMPEMNLVPSSVTYCTMIDGYCKAGRIDEALEVFDDFRNTSISSHACYNSIIYGLCKKGMVEMATEALFELNHKGLMLDIVTYRMLMKTIFKENSVKEVLDLVYRMEGLGSDSDMYNAVCNNSIFLICKMGLLEDANRLWMMMKKKGLSVTCKSYYSLLKRHLSDGNKEQIVPVLNSFLKEYGIVEPKVQKILACYLCLKDVHCALRFVGKMNFSAVTFPVSILKILVKKGRSLDAYKLVMEAGDNLPVTYVDYGIVIDGLCKGGYLHKALDLCAFIEKKGMHLNIVIYNSIINGLCHEGRLIEAFRLFDSLEKLNLVPSEISYATLIYSLCRDGFLLDAELVFRKMVLKGFQPKVQVYNSLLDGLSKFGQLEKAFELLNDMETKYIEPNSMTVGAVINCYCQLGDMEGALEFFYMFKSKDISPDFLGFLYLMRGLCTKGRMEEARGVLREMLQSKNVAEVINRVYSEVDTESIGEILASLCEQGRIQKAVTVLNEIACLLYPARRLSTYNQLFHKLHEIYEGKDVDSNSSSSIPLSCSSGLDFGSCDARNVKNLVTNNGSYLTRSQVHSFDFYYSRIAALCDKGELQEANQLAKETLSELAEYTN; via the coding sequence ATGTTGTTCTCAATCCAAACATCACTGAAACGAGGTTTCACTCCCACTGCCAAATCCATCAacagcttcttcctcttcctcttccaccttcgcAAATTCGACCTCATCATCCACCTCTTCAGCTTCAACAATCTCCCCACCAATCACCGAACCCACTCCATTCTCACATGGGCACTCCTCAAATCTCACAGGTTCGAAGAAGCGGAGCAATTCatgaccaccaccaccacccacttCCGATCGCAGTTCCCCTTCACACGCGCCTGGGACCACCTCATTCGGGGTCTCTGCATCACGCGTGGAGATCCAGACAGGGCACTCTCTGTTTTACGGCGCTGCTTGCGTGACCGTGGCGGCGTTTCCCTCTCTTCCTCGGTTTTCTGCTGCCTCATTCACAAATTGAGCTATATGGGTCATGTGGGTAAGGCTATTGAGGTGTTGGAGTTGATGGCTGAGCATAGAATCGAGTACCCTTTTAACGATTTTGTCTGTAGTTCTGTGATTTCCGGGTTTTGCAGGGTTGGAAAGCCTGAACTGGCGTTGGGGTTCTTCCAGAATGCCACACGCTCCGGCGCGTGGCGTCCCGGTGTGGTGACTTGCACTGCCCTCGTGGGTGCTCTTTGTAAGCTGGGGAGGGTTGATGAGGTTTGTGGTTTGGTTCGTGGGATGGAGGAGGATGGGTTAGCTTTGGATGTTGTTTTGTATAGTGTTTGGGTTTGTGGGTATATTGAAGAGAAGGTTTTGGTGGAGGTTTTGAGGAAGATCAATGAAATGGTGGATAAGGGTATAGGCCATGATGTTGTTAGTTATACCATACTCATAGATGGGTTTTCCAAGTTAGGTGATGTGGAGAAGTCATTTACCTTCTTGGCCAAGATGATAAAAGGAGGACATAAGCCCAATAAGGTCACATATTCTGCAATAATGTCTGCATATTGTAAGAAGGGTAGAGTAGAGGAAGCGTATGCTGTTTTCAAGAGCATGAAAGACTTGGGAGTTGACCTGGATGAATTTGTGTTTGTCATTTTGATTGATGGGTTTTGCAGGATAGGAGATTTTGATAATGTGTTTCGTTTGTTTGATGAAATGGAGAAGAGAGGGATTAGTCCCAGTGTTGTAACATATAATGCTATTATAAATGGTTTGTCTAAGTATGGGAGGACATCCGAGGCGGATGAGTTTTCAAAAAATGTAGCTGCGGATGTGATTACATACAGCACCTTGTTGCACGGGTATACTGAAGAAGAGAACATTCCTGGGATTTTGCAAACAAAGAGGCGGCTAGAAGAAGCTGGAATCACTATGGATGTTGTGATGTGTAATGTACTCATCAAAGCTCTATTTATGATGGGGGCTTTCGAAGATGTTCATGCACTTTACAAAGGAATGCCAGAAATGAATCTTGTTCCAAGTTCTGTTACTTACTGCACAATGATTGATGGGTATTGCAAGGCTGGCAGGATTGATGAGGCGCTAGAGGTATTCGATGACTTCAGAAATACATCAATCTCTTCACATGCATGCTACAATAGTATTATTTATGGACTTTGCAAAAAGGGTATGGTAGAAATGGCCACTGAGGCATTATTTGAACTCAATCATAAGGGTCTCATGTTGGATATAGTTACATATAGGATGTTGatgaaaacaattttcaaagaGAACAGTGTAAAAGAGGTTTTAGACTTAGTTTACAGAATGGAAGGTCTGGGGTCAGACTCAGACATGTATAATGCAGTATGTAATAATtccatttttttaatatgtaaaATGGGATTACTTGAGGATGCAAATAGGTTGTGGATGATGATGAAAAAGAAAGGCTTATCTGTCACATGCAAGTCTTATTATTCACTTTTGAAAAGGCATCTTAGTGATGGGAATAAGGAGCAAATCGTGCCCGTCTTGAATAGCTTCCTGAAGGAATATGGTATAGTTGAACCAAAGGTTCAAAAGATACTTGCATGCTACCTCTGTCTGAAAGATGTCCATTGTGCTCTTCGATTTGTTGGAAAAATGAACTTTTCAGCAGTCACTTTTCCTGTCTCCATTCTCAAGATTCTGGTAAAGAAGGGTAGATCTTTAGATGCATATAAGCTTGTCATGGAGGCTGGAGATAATTTACCAGTCACCTATGTTGATTATGGCATCGTGATTGATGGCTTATGCAAGGGAGGATATCTCCATAAAGCATTGGATCTTTGTGCCTTTATTGAAAAGAAGGGGATGCATTTGAACATAGTCATATATAATTCAATAATAAATGGATTGTGCCATGAAGGTCGTCTTATTGAAGCATTTCGGCTATTTGATTCATTAGAGAAACTTAATTTGGTACCCTCTGAAATAAGTTATGCTACATTAATTTATTCCCTTTGTAGGGATGGATTTTTGCTAGATGCAGAGCTTGTTTTCAGGAAAATGGTCCTCAAGGGCTTTCAACCAAAAGTTCAAGTTTACAACTCATTACTTGATGGTTTATCTAAGTTTGGTCAATTAGAGAAGGCATTTGAGCTTCTAAATGATATGGAGACAAAATATATAGAGCCTAACAGTATGACTGTTGGTGCTGTAATAAATTGTTATTGCCAATTGGGCGACATGGAAGGAGCCCTTGAATTCTTTTATATGTTCAAGAGTAAGGATATATCACCTGATTTTTTGGGGTTCTTGTATTTGATGAGAGGTCTATGTACCAAGGGAAGGATGGAAGAAGCAAGGGGTGTCTTGAGAGAAATGCTCCAGTCCAAGAATGTTGCAGAGGTAATTAACAGAGTCTACAGTGAGGTTGATACTGAGTCAATTGGTGAAATCCTTGCCTCTCTGTGTGAGCAAGGAAGAATTCAAAAAGCTGTTACTGTTCTCAATGAAATTGCATGTCTTCTTTATCCTGCTCGAAGGTTGTCTACTTATAATCAATTATTCCATAAACTGCACGAGATTTATGAAGGGAAGGATGTTGATTCAAATTCTTCAAGCTCTATTCCTTTGTCTTGCAGCAGTGGTTTGGATTTTGGATCTTGTGATGCCAGGAATGTAAAGAATCTTGTGACAAATAATGGTAGTTATTTGACAAGATCCCAGGTGCACAGCTTTGACTTCTATTATTCTAGAATTGCTGCACTTTGTGACAAAGGGGAGCTGCAGGAAGCTAATCAATTGGCAAAAGAAACACTTTCTGAGCTGGCAGAGTATACGAACTGA